Proteins from one Astatotilapia calliptera chromosome 8, fAstCal1.2, whole genome shotgun sequence genomic window:
- the LOC113028506 gene encoding interleukin-21 receptor yields the protein MDWHPPLRMKATLLIVFLLKSTNIVRLHGSPLAGADYNLHCVNDYLTTVYCSLNITPSENTSNSNSSYWLIFTDFETYKCMLTHTKENYFCTFTTSPDNDDTFADLEVYKISLCHDPNEESETCDVLDEQYLPVHNIKPNAPCCLSVSHNSSHHHFGWKSTYENYTSFTALPNNLEYQLHYYKRGEHKVKILEISTQSTGISLEDQNFEPDTEYSARVRSIPNKATYQGEWSHWSDEAHWRTNPAADGLSTRMFISEMCKKVLIPICGLVLFVILICYAPVKKWKQNVFIPTPAPYFHTLYSDCQGDFKSWVVTQENTADTLEKEETLQIDTLTKCAEVQEDDCRPPHFDQHVMEGSSYSNITPSVCDTTLLGVPYAVSTMIPLSAQGSPMNSLVLDSQLGSPSGDSGCWLCSDTSLEREPPWYCNEYCTLSAFQQSSSILAEHHGSL from the exons ATGGATTGGCATCCACCCCTGAGGATGAAGGCGACGCTGCTGATTGTGTTCCTGCTCAAATCTACCAACATCGTCAGGCTACATGGAAGTCCATTAGCAG GAGCGGACTACAATCTTCACTGTGTCAATGATTACCTAACCACCGTCTACTGCTCCCTGAACATCACTCCATCAGAAAACACCTCAAACAGCAACAGCTCCTACTGGCTCATTTTTACAGACTTCGA AACGTACAAGTGCATGCTGACACACACCAAAGAGAACTATTTCTGCACATTTACAACATCGCCCGATAATGACGATACGTTTGCAGATTTAGAAGTATACAAAATCTCACTTTGCCACGACCCAAATGAGGAGTCTGAAACCTGTGACGTGCTAGATGAACAGTACCTACCTGTGCACAACA TTAAACCAAACGCACCGTGCTGCCTCTCAGTCAGCCACAACTCAAGTCACCACCACTTTGGTTGGAAAAGCACTTACGAGAATTATACCAGCTTCACTGCTCTGCCCAACAACCTGGAGTATCAGCTCCATTACTACAAGAGGGGAGAACATAAG gTAAAAATTCTTGAAATTAGCACACAAAGTACGGGTATTTCTTTGGAAGATCAGAACTTTGAACCAGACACCGAGTATAGTGCTAGAGTACGGTCCATTCCCAATAAGGCTACGTACCAAGGCGAGTGGAGTCACTGGTCTGATGAGGCTCACTGGAGGACTAACCCTGCTGCGGATG GTTTGTCAACGCGCATGTTCATTTCTGAAATGTGTAAGAAGGTGCTCATTCCCATCTGTGGGCTGGTGCTATTCGTCATACTGATCTGCTACGCTCCTGTTAAAAA GTGgaagcaaaatgtatttatcccAACTCCGGCTCCCTATTTCCACACCCTGTACAGTGACTGCCAGGGAGATTTCAAG AGCTGGGTGGTTACGCaagaaaacacagcagacaCGCTAGAAAAAGAGGAAACGCTTCAGATCGACACCTTGACAAAGTGTGCAGAAGTCCAGGAGGATGACTGTCGTCCACCCCACTTTGACCAGCACGTGATGGAGGGCAGCTCCTACAGCAACATAACTCCTTCGGTCTGTGATACCACTCTCCTGGGCGTCCCGTACGCTGTGAGCACCATGATTCCACTCTCAGCTCAGGGGAGCCCAATGAACAGCCTGGTTCTAGACTCCCAATTAGGGAGTCCTTCTGGAGACTCGGGCTGCTGGCTCTGCAGTGACACGTCCCTAGAAAGGGAGCCTCCCTGGTACTGCAATGAGTACTGCACCCTGAGTGCTTTCCAGCAGTCCAGTTCTATCCTGGCAGAGCACCATGGGAGCTTGTAA